A portion of the Desulfonatronovibrio magnus genome contains these proteins:
- a CDS encoding NfeD family protein, translating to MKKYIIMLMASVFLLLTWSLSAETNRHRILTVNIDGPITPAQEELLDNALRMASEEGFINLIVELDTPGGLAESMRNMVKLILNADVPVTVWVTPDGARAASAGVFLVAASDLAVMSPQSTIGSASPVDISGQEAEDTMAKKIVNDLLSLIRSVAQERGRNVDWYEAAVLESANLDAAEALQLKVIDLIAGSQHDLLSQMGKRGVTFQGEDIYFEPADVEIVEFEPGLKYKILSWLLHPQIAYLLFLAGMVGLFFEFSNPGAVFPGVVGAVCLVVGLYSLSVLPTNVTGILLLVLGFIFVLIEVNVPTFGLLTTAALVSFFFGSLFLFDSGYPFFQLPTMTIIPVISIMTVVLLLLAYLIGKSQLAPKTSTSGITQDIVKIINWKGREGQVRVRGEIWKARSDEPVELEPGQEVNIDRIEGMTIHIKT from the coding sequence ATGAAGAAATATATTATTATGCTCATGGCTTCAGTTTTTTTGCTGCTGACCTGGTCCTTATCTGCTGAAACCAACAGACACAGGATACTTACAGTCAACATTGACGGTCCAATTACTCCTGCCCAGGAGGAGTTGCTTGATAACGCATTAAGAATGGCCTCAGAAGAAGGTTTTATCAATCTTATTGTGGAACTGGATACTCCTGGCGGGCTTGCTGAGTCCATGCGGAATATGGTCAAACTCATCTTGAATGCAGATGTTCCTGTTACGGTATGGGTTACCCCGGATGGTGCAAGGGCTGCTTCAGCAGGCGTATTTCTTGTAGCTGCCTCGGATCTGGCAGTCATGAGTCCGCAATCCACCATAGGTTCTGCTTCACCAGTAGATATTTCAGGGCAGGAAGCAGAAGACACCATGGCCAAAAAAATTGTCAATGATCTTTTAAGCCTGATCAGGTCCGTGGCCCAGGAGCGAGGTAGAAATGTTGACTGGTATGAAGCAGCTGTGCTGGAAAGCGCAAACCTCGACGCTGCAGAAGCTCTTCAGCTCAAGGTTATTGACCTTATAGCAGGATCTCAGCACGATTTACTGTCTCAAATGGGCAAGAGAGGCGTGACATTTCAAGGTGAGGATATTTATTTTGAGCCTGCAGACGTAGAAATCGTTGAGTTTGAGCCGGGGCTGAAGTACAAGATACTTTCATGGCTTCTACATCCGCAGATTGCTTACCTGCTTTTTCTGGCAGGCATGGTCGGTCTTTTTTTTGAATTTTCCAATCCAGGAGCGGTATTTCCCGGTGTGGTGGGGGCGGTATGTCTGGTAGTGGGACTTTATTCATTGTCAGTCCTGCCAACTAATGTTACTGGTATCTTATTGCTTGTTCTGGGGTTTATTTTCGTTCTCATTGAGGTTAATGTCCCAACATTCGGCTTGCTTACTACGGCCGCATTGGTTAGTTTTTTCTTTGGGTCATTGTTTTTATTTGACTCAGGATATCCATTTTTTCAGTTACCGACTATGACAATTATTCCCGTAATATCCATAATGACAGTGGTGCTCCTGTTGCTGGCCTATCTTATAGGGAAGTCGCAGCTTGCCCCCAAAACAAGTACGTCCGGCATTACCCAGGATATTGTCAAGATTATCAACTGGAAGGGCAGGGAAGGACAGGTCAGGGTGCGCGGAGAGATATGGAAGGCTCGCTCGGACGAGCCTGTTGAGCTTGAGCCGGGACAGGAAGTGAATATAGACAGAATTGAAGGAATGACCATACATATTAAGACTTAA